The Brachybacterium huguangmaarense genome contains a region encoding:
- a CDS encoding recombinase family protein, with product MGSRKPARQRDRAVIYMRQSTYREESISLELQETACRAYAKQQGYQVVAVEADPGISGRTFDRPAVKRVMGMIDRGEASTILLWKWSRLSRSRKDWAVAADTVETLGGRIESATEAIDTSTSTGRLARGVMVEFAAFESERIGDVWREAHARRVAAGRPANGKARFGYQYDREQKLHVPDTITGPVLAQAYRRYLAGESFYRLTIWLRDSGTEPVAGYGGHTGEWSTRTVQRVLDSGFAAGMIRSGGELLPGAHEPLISEHEWARYQRRRGERSTRRRGEVSQYLLSGMTRCGVCGGAMQIGNHRATGPRLRCRQAIEYHTHRGGYIQLHYVEGAVRTWLADAAAEIAEHTDLRPQRPAGQSATRKLEQERERITGALTRLAMQLAEETITPEVHARAAAAYDQRLTAISVELERTRVELAEPQPTERDIADLDRDWDILPVEQRREALRSLIASIVVTPGQAREIRIQPRNGDARVFRP from the coding sequence ATGGGAAGCAGGAAGCCGGCGCGGCAGCGCGACCGCGCGGTGATCTACATGCGTCAGTCGACCTACCGCGAGGAGTCGATCAGCCTCGAGCTGCAGGAGACCGCGTGCCGCGCCTACGCCAAGCAGCAGGGCTATCAGGTCGTCGCCGTCGAGGCGGACCCCGGAATCTCGGGGCGCACGTTCGACCGGCCCGCAGTGAAACGCGTCATGGGGATGATCGACCGGGGCGAGGCGTCCACGATCCTGCTATGGAAGTGGTCGCGACTCTCCCGCTCGAGGAAAGACTGGGCCGTCGCAGCCGACACCGTGGAGACCCTCGGCGGGCGCATCGAGTCCGCGACCGAGGCCATCGACACCAGCACCTCCACCGGCCGGCTCGCGCGCGGCGTCATGGTCGAGTTCGCGGCCTTCGAGTCCGAGCGCATCGGAGACGTATGGCGCGAAGCCCACGCCCGACGCGTCGCCGCCGGCCGCCCCGCCAACGGCAAGGCCCGCTTCGGCTACCAGTACGACCGCGAGCAGAAGCTCCACGTCCCCGACACCATCACCGGCCCCGTCCTCGCCCAGGCCTACCGCCGGTACCTCGCTGGCGAGTCCTTCTACCGCCTCACGATCTGGCTCCGCGACAGCGGCACCGAGCCCGTCGCCGGCTACGGCGGGCACACGGGGGAGTGGTCCACCCGCACCGTCCAGCGCGTCCTCGACTCCGGCTTCGCCGCCGGCATGATCCGATCCGGCGGCGAGCTTCTACCCGGCGCCCACGAGCCCCTCATCAGCGAGCACGAGTGGGCTAGATACCAGCGGCGCCGCGGCGAGCGCTCCACGCGTCGTCGCGGCGAGGTCTCCCAGTACCTGCTGTCGGGGATGACCCGGTGCGGTGTCTGCGGTGGCGCCATGCAGATCGGCAACCACCGAGCCACGGGGCCCCGGCTCCGCTGCCGGCAGGCGATCGAGTACCACACCCACCGTGGCGGGTACATCCAGCTCCACTACGTCGAGGGCGCTGTGCGGACCTGGCTCGCGGACGCCGCGGCCGAGATCGCCGAGCACACGGACCTGCGTCCCCAGCGGCCCGCCGGGCAGAGCGCGACTCGGAAGCTCGAGCAGGAGCGCGAGCGCATCACCGGCGCGCTCACGCGTCTGGCGATGCAGCTGGCCGAGGAGACCATCACGCCCGAGGTCCACGCCCGCGCCGCGGCCGCGTACGACCAGCGGCTCACGGCCATCTCCGTGGAGCTCGAGCGCACCCGCGTCGAGCTCGCCGAGCCCCAGCCCACCGAGCGCGACATCGCCGACCTCGACCGCGACTGGGACATCCTGCCCGTCGAGCAGCGACGCGAGGCCCTCCGGTCCCTGATCGCGAGTATCGTCGTCACCCCAGGCCAGGCCAGAGAAATCCGCATCCAGCCGCGCAACGGAGACGCACGGGTCTTTCGGCCCTAG
- a CDS encoding DUF4041 domain-containing protein, which translates to MMAEQPINSGPKLGIFERLSKGQKLIDQQHAELLNRQAEAHRLNMLIDELRGEVQELRSRNEAGSAAWRELRSFVDSHGGDEILANETALKKSEDDLAIARNAAIVTIQSLAEKRSEISSELAHLQRDLRVEEIGGLRDEHPAGDSVVLQGELRSLKASISEAVKGGQAVKSVDAISIEGRTVTQRRKIAKDIRSLMLRSFNAEADAVISAATARNEDASTEKLYRVADQLQRLAGAVDGKVAEDYIGLKVRELRLAVAHEKAKALERELEKERRAELREQAKAERELEAERGRLAKEMSHYENVRGALEAKGDVEAVARMDEKIAEIQHGIEDVEQRAANIRAGYVYVISNLGAFGPDVVKIGLTRRLDPMDRVRELGDASVPFGFDVHALFFSDDAVAVEAELHRRFAAARVNRVNLRREFFRATPAQVREQLRDITGALIEFRENPDAAQFFESQRLASVGTTSAARLDYEPVGDGLGDDE; encoded by the coding sequence ATGATGGCCGAACAGCCAATTAACAGTGGCCCGAAGCTTGGTATTTTCGAGCGACTTAGCAAGGGGCAGAAGCTGATCGATCAGCAACACGCCGAGCTGCTCAATCGTCAGGCCGAGGCACACCGACTCAACATGTTGATCGATGAGTTGCGCGGTGAAGTTCAGGAGCTGCGGTCACGTAATGAAGCGGGTAGCGCCGCTTGGCGTGAGCTTCGATCGTTCGTGGACAGCCACGGCGGCGACGAGATTTTGGCGAATGAGACCGCCTTGAAGAAAAGCGAGGATGATCTGGCAATAGCCCGGAATGCGGCCATTGTCACAATTCAAAGTCTAGCTGAGAAGCGTTCCGAGATTAGTTCTGAACTCGCGCACCTCCAGCGGGATCTCAGAGTTGAGGAGATAGGGGGCCTCCGGGATGAACACCCGGCCGGTGATTCTGTCGTTCTCCAGGGCGAGCTCCGTTCTCTGAAGGCGAGTATTAGCGAGGCGGTGAAAGGCGGGCAAGCCGTTAAGTCTGTCGACGCGATCAGTATCGAAGGTCGCACGGTCACGCAGCGAAGGAAGATTGCCAAGGATATTCGCTCCCTTATGCTCCGCTCATTCAATGCGGAGGCCGACGCCGTCATCTCCGCTGCAACCGCACGCAATGAGGACGCCAGTACCGAGAAGCTCTACCGAGTCGCGGACCAGCTGCAGCGTCTCGCTGGCGCCGTCGACGGCAAGGTCGCCGAGGACTACATCGGGCTCAAGGTGCGCGAGCTCCGGCTAGCTGTGGCACATGAGAAGGCCAAGGCCCTCGAGCGCGAGCTCGAGAAGGAACGACGCGCCGAGCTTCGCGAGCAGGCCAAGGCGGAGCGTGAGCTCGAGGCCGAGCGGGGCCGCCTCGCGAAGGAGATGAGTCACTACGAAAATGTGCGAGGGGCACTCGAGGCGAAGGGGGATGTCGAAGCCGTCGCTCGGATGGATGAGAAGATAGCGGAGATTCAGCACGGCATTGAGGATGTCGAGCAGCGGGCCGCGAACATCCGCGCCGGCTATGTCTACGTCATTTCCAACCTAGGCGCCTTCGGTCCGGACGTGGTCAAGATCGGCCTCACCCGACGCTTGGACCCTATGGACCGTGTTCGCGAACTAGGCGACGCCTCAGTGCCGTTCGGTTTCGATGTGCACGCGTTGTTCTTCTCCGACGACGCGGTCGCCGTCGAAGCCGAGCTCCACCGTCGCTTCGCCGCGGCACGTGTGAACCGCGTGAACCTTCGTCGGGAGTTCTTCAGAGCCACCCCGGCCCAGGTTCGCGAGCAGTTGCGCGATATCACTGGTGCGCTCATCGAGTTCCGCGAGAACCCAGATGCGGCTCAGTTCTTCGAAAGCCAGCGCCTCGCATCTGTGGGGACTACGAGCGCGGCCCGTCTCGACTACGAGCCAGTCGGCGACGGGCTCGGAGATGACGAATGA
- a CDS encoding TadE/TadG family type IV pilus assembly protein, which translates to MAARRLRSERGSAVVEFPLIAVLILLIALAIIQAALIMYARNALTDAAVQGAHHASLVGNSPADGAARTRQLVDERFGSAYDVTATAREDETGRITVEVTAAIPLVGLLGPSGTLVVDGHAVDEEAT; encoded by the coding sequence ATGGCCGCGCGGCGCCTGCGCTCCGAGCGGGGCTCCGCTGTCGTTGAGTTCCCTCTCATCGCCGTCCTGATCCTGCTGATCGCGCTCGCGATCATCCAGGCCGCCCTCATCATGTATGCGCGCAACGCGCTGACCGACGCGGCCGTCCAGGGCGCCCACCACGCCTCGCTCGTGGGCAACTCGCCTGCCGACGGCGCGGCCCGGACGCGACAGCTCGTCGACGAACGCTTCGGCTCGGCGTACGACGTCACGGCGACCGCGCGGGAGGACGAGACAGGGCGGATCACCGTCGAGGTGACCGCCGCGATCCCGCTGGTCGGGCTGCTCGGTCCCTCGGGCACGCTCGTGGTCGACGGCCACGCGGTCGACGAGGAGGCCACCTGA
- a CDS encoding helix-turn-helix domain-containing protein yields the protein MRLISYQVLDQYMEFRGETNRSLAKKAGISQATVGHLRSGARNSCRPATARKIAFALQVLPESLFVPEVTTTQAGTTHMERVGPGTAQAASARRGATKAA from the coding sequence ATGCGTCTGATCAGTTACCAGGTCCTGGACCAGTACATGGAGTTCCGCGGCGAGACGAACCGTTCACTCGCCAAGAAGGCCGGGATCTCCCAGGCGACCGTGGGACACCTTCGCTCCGGAGCACGAAACAGCTGCCGCCCCGCAACCGCACGCAAGATCGCCTTCGCGCTGCAGGTGCTCCCGGAGTCTCTTTTCGTGCCCGAGGTGACTACTACCCAGGCAGGCACCACACACATGGAACGAGTCGGACCCGGCACTGCCCAAGCCGCCAGCGCTCGCCGTGGCGCAACGAAAGCGGCCTGA